From Alteromonas australica, one genomic window encodes:
- the ubiK gene encoding ubiquinone biosynthesis accessory factor UbiK, whose product MLDPKKLEDLAKQIADAVPPGVRNMAEEAEGKIKQVLQTQLSKLDLVTREEFDIQSQVLIRTREKLDAMEARIAVLENTQAD is encoded by the coding sequence ATGTTGGATCCGAAAAAACTCGAAGATTTAGCAAAACAGATTGCAGATGCCGTTCCACCAGGTGTGCGCAATATGGCTGAAGAGGCCGAAGGTAAAATTAAACAAGTGCTTCAAACTCAACTGTCTAAACTCGATTTAGTCACCCGTGAAGAGTTTGATATTCAAAGCCAAGTGCTTATTCGCACCCGTGAAAAACTCGACGCGATGGAAGCGCGCATTGCCGTGTTAGAAAACACGCAAGCAGACTAA